Part of the Toxotes jaculatrix isolate fToxJac2 chromosome 1, fToxJac2.pri, whole genome shotgun sequence genome, TCTACACAGAGTTCAATCCACTGCTTTTAAATGTTTGGCTGTCAGTTGACATAAGTGGGTAAGCTGAAACTGTGTTGtggctattaaaaaaaattaaccaaaGCATTATTTGTTAATAAAGTTTAGGATGTTactatttaaatattaatatactCTCAATTGAGTCATTTTGCCTGGAAAGGATTCAATCAGCAATAAAATCTGGGCCTGTCAGTATCACAAGCTGTAAATCTCTTTAATACAAGCTGTTATGACAGTTCCAGTACTCTGACTGCGGTGGTTAACATACATGGCCTGTATTCAGGCAtgtgcacagacatgcacatcAAGAAAAATGCCTTCAAAAAGTActtcaaaacatgttttactgtactttggaGTTTGCGACAAACACTGAGTTTCATCCAAATGAAGGTGATATATTTATGCTGCCcagagccacagacagtatTGTAGTGCAGTGTGCTTGGGagtatttctttgttttggatCCCTTACAACTCTgtgatcatgtttttttaaaccactcCCAACCGTCTATTAgcaatttgttatttttaaacagtGCGTAGATaagattttctttctcatttgagtttatttcatttcaggacTTAAAGGATTTGAATAAAGCTTTATCTTTGTGTATCTTTGTTTCAAGTTTCACTTTTGTTGGGATTTTAAAGAGGAGATTAGCACTCTGAGTCTTTGGTCGATGATTTAAAATTAAGGATTAGATCGCTAAATGTGGATTTGTGTACAATTTCAGACTAACAAAAGACAATTATGGTTGCAGGGTTATTTTCAGATGTCTTTTAGCAGGAGTTGTGATTGGACAGCTTGGTCCTAAGTCATTCCTTTCTGACTGTGTGTAATATTTGTGTTCCCAGGTTCCCATCATCAAACTGACTGACTCCTTTACTGAGGTCAAAGTGGACATCAGCTTCAATGTGAAGAGTGGCGTTAAAGCCGCTCGGCTCATCAAGGAATTCAAAGAGGTACGGTTCACAGATTCAGGTCTGTGCGCTGCTGTTGTTTCCGGAGTGTGTGCAACTTACAAAGTGACTTGTGCAACTTGAAGTTTTTGAAATgttcaaaacatttctttcctGTGTTCTTATGTTTTTTCATGTATCTTTGGAATATATATAACCTTCATGAATAATAAATGTATGCATTGTTAGAGGGTGGTAACAAACATTTAACATCACTGGAAGTCATTTGGTTCAAAAATATTGCTTAATTTAGATTTAATGTCTTGTTTGGCAGATTAAGAGGAATTATTTCATAATTCACTTGAACTAGTTTTGCTAACAAGTCAAAGAAACAAGAAGATGTTTATTTTGCAACAAGTCAGGTTTTGAATACTTCAGATTGACCTTACGTTACATTCATTGTATTAATGATCAGTAGGTTGTTTTTGACTTTAAATTCCTGTTTTCCTCTAGAGGGTGCTCTAGACATCAAAATCTATTCTTTAATTTCTTCCTGTATTTTCTCCTGTAGAAATACCCTGTGCTGCCTTACCTGGTCTTGGTGCTGAAGCAGTTCCTGCTACAGAGGGACCTCAATGAGGTCTTTACAGGTGGAATCGGCTCCTACAGTCTGTTCCTCATGGCCGTCAGTTTCCTGCAGGTTAGAGACGTTTGGTCCTAAACAAAAACTCTTAATGTTTAACTCATCTGTTAGAGCTCAGTTTaacttctgtttcttttttccagtaACTCAGCTATAATAGATACGGGGCCCTAACTTAAAACTTGATATGACATGATATGATAATAATAGATATAAGTCTGGATCTGGTTCATAGACACTGAAGttcccacttttttttcaccatcaCGATTATTCTGACGTCAACTCGTACCATGTTCTTTTCCAGCTTCACTACAGGGAGGATGTGTGTAGTCCCAACATCAACATCGGCGTTCTGCTCATTGAATTCTTTGAGCTTTACGGTCGCCACTTCAACTACCTGAAGACAGGCATCAGGATAAAAGACGGAGGTTGCTACGTGGCCAAAGATGAGGTTCAGAAGAACATGATGGATGGCTACAGGCCCTCCATGCTCTACATTGAGGACCCACTGCAGCCAGGTaggaacagtgaacacacatgATGAAGGTTGGGAAGCAGGTTTGTCCTCAAAATTCAAGAAATTTTGAATTGCCTTTCCAGATGCCAGAATGGCAGGTAGTTCCTCATTGTCAGAATCTCACACACAATTTGACCATCTGTCTTGTGTCCAACAGACAACGACGTTGGCCGGAGTTCCTATGGTGCCATGCAGGTGAAGCAGGCATTTGACTACGCGTATGTAGTGCTCAGCCATGCCGTGTCCCCCATCGCCAAGTACTACCCCAATAATGAGACTGAGAGGTAAGGAGCTCATTAAAGAAGCTGTCGACCACATATCAAAGAGGAGGGCCAGATAATGAGCCATTTCTAATGAATACTGATCCTTCATATCATTCTTCATAACCAGTCAGTTTTATTGTCACAGTGTTCAGTCTTCATTTGTCACTGGTGATTTTTAATGTCAGTCATAAGATTAGCACGCTTCATTTGTTGTTCATGTCATAGTTGGATTTATTTAACAATAATGAAAGCTTGAGGTCATTAGCAGTAACATTAGCTTTCAGACTGCTGTATAAACAGTGGTATAACAGCCATACGTCCTCCTGTATCCCATCACAGCATACTTGGCAGAATAATCCGGGTGACACAGGAAGTGGATGAATACAGGGAATGGATCCGAAAGAACTGGGGGAAACCATCCCAGAATGATCTGCCACTCAACAGTAGGTtcaaatgctgacttttttttttttttttaaatcaatgtaATATTTCTTGAAGTCTTGCTCAGATTAAAATTTGTCCCAAATCTAGGAAAGAGGGGTAAGCACCTGACCTACATGTCTACGTTTTGTCACTTCTCTACAGGAAATGAGGTTACACTGTTTGAATCCCAGCAGCTCGATGAGTGCAACAACAACGTTCCTGACGACGACGATGTTGTGGTTCTGCCGTCAGCCCCGCACAGCAAAAATTCCTCcaactcctcctctccatcccccTCACTGcgctcctctccttcctcctctctgctctcacccTCATCCAcaacctccacctccagctccagTGATGCagtcagtaacacacacacacagcctaaaCTATACATATTTATCTGTTTCACCTGAAgcttcatgaaaaaaaaaattcttgcacacaaaatgttttgaaatattaTTTAGTCATCCATTGTTGGTTTTCCCCAGGACTCTGATGGCACGCCGTGTAAGACAGCCAAGCAGCAGTCTGGCCGGGGCTCCAGCGCCCACAGAGAAAAGTCGGCTGCTGTTAGTAATCACCGAACACAGAGCCACACTACCAGCACTCCATCTGGAAGCAACAAGGGAGGAAAGGTGCCCTCAGCCTTACTTTATCCATACACATGTAACACATCATTCACCACAAGACTGAAAACTGTTCTGTTAATTGCATATCACTGAACACAACACATAAGAGTGAGTCTGTACAAATCATTAATTTCTGATAGCTGATAGCTACCAcacattttgtggtattttgtcATGAAGCTAACTTGATAAAGAACAATAGCATAATTTTGTCATATTTCTCCACCATTACTAGCTTGTATTGTGTTTAATACCCAAGAGAAATGCTGCAGGAACACTGAGCTTGTCTTTGCGCTCTGACCCCAGGCCAGGATGTCTCGTTCCCAACATAAGAGCGGCCACCACGGGCAGCAGGGCTCCTCATCCAGTACCAAAAGTCATCCGAGCAACAAGCCACACCACCAGGGCAACAGcaagaagaggaaaaatgtaCGAGACTCTACACAAGAAGACCTCTGCAGATAGGGGTGACTTCGCctgcccctccccctcccccccgtcCTTGTCTgcaactgactgactgtcatGTCCCACTTCTGCTGCCAGACTCCAGCCTCAGGAGGTTGTTAGTAGTATGAAAACATCTAcagtatctgtctctctgtcaagCTTTTTGGAATGACAAGCAACAATTTCGagcagaaattaaaaagaacaaaaaaaaaaaaaaagaatcgtTATAAGAAATGGGGTTTAATTTCTTGGACCTGAACTGAAATCACAAAGGATAAATGCTCATTTGCTTCCGAACAGCTTCTTTCATGGAGCAGTTTTCCTTCCCACAGCCAGCACCTACACAACATGCCTCTTGCGCCTCCTGCTGTACAGGAGTAGACAGGTCGGGTGTGTGGAATCTACTCTGGAGCAATACCTGGAGCTGCTGGCTGGAAAATAGGATCAAAAAttttatcaaaaaaacaaaaaaaaaaaagaagaaaaaagcaaatggcttaaaatgtataaaagtaaaaaaaaaaaaaaaaaaagttatgttgAACAACAGACAAATATgtacacagattttttttaagacgGTAACTTACAAAAGCAATCAGTAAGAGTGGGACATAACTTATGCATGagatttctttttgttgattttttctGTTGGTTTAATCTGTTTTGTTATGTCTAAACAGGTTATACAAGATTTGTACAAAAatgcatcagaaaaaaaaaatgttaaaaatacaaGTAAGAAGAGATTGTTTCATATGACATTTTTACAAGATATACCGATTGAagacatgtaaacatgtacatCTTGTGCCCGCAGCTTTTCGGCCAAAGCCAAAGAGCTGGTTTGGGTCCCATTGCCAACATAAATCATCAGCATCTACTTTTACTCCTGGTTGCTCTCTGTGAGTGTGCTACAGTGTTAAAATTTAGCCTTGAGTGAGCCAGTGCTCACATTCAGCCCTATAGACGACTGGGTGAGAGATCATCGTCTCGTCTCAATAGCACAGCTTCACCAGTGTAGAGGCTTTAACACTACAGGTTTAAATTAATAAGGGGTGAAAATggttttattgaaaataaaaatatcctacacttgaaaaaaaaaaatgtgttaacaaTACAAATGTGGGTGATAATCTGTTCCTTTGGTAATTTACCTACTACAAAATCATTTGTAtttgttaaatgtatttatttttttattaattatatGAGCATAGTAAATGATAAATGTATTATTAACATTAGAGCCCATATCTTTTAGTCCTATATTTGAAATAGGATAAGTtgcagggtggtggggtgggaaAAGGTGTATTCAGGTACAGTAAAATACCACCtttattatttaattgttttttttttttttttccttccagtgACAGTTGAGTGACCAAGTTACTTTGAAAAGCTTGACAGACTATTTTACAAGTCATACAGTGAGAATTGTATTTTAATATGTGGCTGGTCTACTCACTTTAAAAGGGAGCggacttttgttttctttctctcttttttttttttttttgaaattttattttataaactatCATAGCAACAAACACGTCTTCAGTATGTCAGCAGTTCCCCTTTTGTCATTACAGTACAACAACTAACCTGTAGATGGAGTCATTGCTCCGAGTCTTAATCCACACAGAGTTTGGGCTTGTATACTGCATTTGGACGGTTTATCGCTGTGTTATTTTGGGGATTGACTGATAATATCTCAACGGAGTGGGCAGCTGCACATAGAAAACCCGTTAAGCTGAGTAACACACTAAAGCACAGTGCAACACCGATTGTCTTTCTCCCTAAAGTATCACTCACAGTGAAAACGAGTAGCCAGCAACAACGACCACCTTACATTATATATCTCTACAGttactgctgcagctacagGAAATCTTGTTCAACCCCTTGAGCAGGTTTAGTCTTCTGTGTAAAAGACAGTGAAGCACATTTTGAGTCCATACACTAACTCGCAGCCCATTATAGTTGGTGGTAAAAAGTCCGGttccacccccctccccccctccccttcatCCCTCAGCGCTATAGTTGCGGTTTTAAATGCAGTATATAAGCGCTGGTCTTGTGGTAAACGGACGAGGAGAGAGGTGATTAAAGTTAGCCGTGCCATCTGAATGTCCACTGACCATCtcttttcactgcaggaagGCTTCAAAAACCCAACTGTACTCATCCGAAACGTTGTTTCTCTGCAGCTACTACAATCCATGCAATAAAAACAGTATAATTAACCCGCGTGTTGAGGCAcgttcttgctttctttctttatctctctgtcagCGTGAATGCGTCAGTATGAACCACGTACTGTGATCTAAACTGATTTGGAAAGTTGcattactgaaacaaaaaaaaaaaaaaagaaagaagaactgtgggtgttaatgtgtgtgtgcatgacagaGATGGAGGTGGGGCATCCTCGCGCAGATCAGCGCGTACACGGACAGTTGTACAGGAGCACGGGGACCACAACACGCTCTCCCAGCCTGCACCCTACCGGTTAGTGATGTAGATTTATCCGCGGGACGTTACCGAAATCTAGCCAGGTaagacatacagaaaaaaaaacttggtttAACAGGAAATAACGGGAGACTTGAGAAACCCCTCTGGTTTGTCGCATCAGCGTTTAAGGTTAATTGTTGctgagctgaaacaaacaaaaaaaaaggtaaaaggcGTGCTTTTGAGCAGGAAACTTTTCACCCCTGTGAAGAGCCTTCGGTTTGAGTCGAAGTTCATTCAGAGGT contains:
- the tent4b gene encoding terminal nucleotidyltransferase 4B, whose translation is MDPRIAWFQPEQRGPANNLWMQIWETTQGLGYLHVNNSYTSGPQSTASLKATVNGASGAVLTSRNGALDSNTGSGEARTQGMSTSVGDGGITEQRDFIPLETNSNHNNRAAGRGGVGGGGQQQGSGVAVLWRGLTDGHPNKRKRDNKASTFGFNSSLLNSGSGSNSECYDGYSGTPWKVRNYSEGIVGLHEEINDFYDYISPRPEEEKMRLEVVDRIKGVIHDLWPSAEVQVFGSFSTGLYLPTSDIDLVVFGKWETLPLWTLEEALRKRNVADENSIKVLDKATVPIIKLTDSFTEVKVDISFNVKSGVKAARLIKEFKEKYPVLPYLVLVLKQFLLQRDLNEVFTGGIGSYSLFLMAVSFLQLHYREDVCSPNINIGVLLIEFFELYGRHFNYLKTGIRIKDGGCYVAKDEVQKNMMDGYRPSMLYIEDPLQPDNDVGRSSYGAMQVKQAFDYAYVVLSHAVSPIAKYYPNNETESILGRIIRVTQEVDEYREWIRKNWGKPSQNDLPLNRNEVTLFESQQLDECNNNVPDDDDVVVLPSAPHSKNSSNSSSPSPSLRSSPSSSLLSPSSTTSTSSSSDADSDGTPCKTAKQQSGRGSSAHREKSAAVSNHRTQSHTTSTPSGSNKGGKARMSRSQHKSGHHGQQGSSSSTKSHPSNKPHHQGNSKKRKNVRDSTQEDLCR